GCAGGGATAGCAACAAAATTCAACATCCCCACCACCAACAAATTCACAGCCGACTACAAGCTCCACGCCTTCATCCCATCCATCGGCGTAAGCTACAGCTTCTAAGACTTTTAGAACATATAACCATAGATATATATAGTTCATACAGATTAAGGCAATAGGACTTCGGACCACAGCTCCGTAGAGCTATATTAAAGACAGGAGAACAGGAGAACTTTCTTACGATACTTGTCGCAATCGGCGGGGGCACGCCCCCGCCCTACGGCATCGAAGAAAGTTCTCCTGTTCTCCAGTCTTGTTTTTGGAAGTCACTATAGCCCTTTGGACATCTGGTCTAAAGGACCAATTATCGGATGTCCTCCCATTTGGCATCCGACACCTGGGGCTCGCGGGGAGTGTGGCGGCGGGAGGAGGATGAGTAGTCCGAAGTGGCAGAGGTCTCCGACGAAGATGTGGCGCGCACTTCCTCAAACTCTACATATTCCCCTTCGTCGCGGGAGAATATCTTGCTTTTGCGCTGCCTGTATCTGCCGTGGGCATCCTGCCGGCGGCTGGCCTCGTTGTCGTGAGTGGAATCGCTTTGCCCCGGAGCCTGCCCGAACATCTGCCCGAACATATCGTTAACCTTCTGCTGGAACTTGCGCTGCATGTAGCGTGCAAGCATAGGTTTCACAACGAGCCAAAGGAAATATACTATTATTATTGTACCGAAAAAAGTCAGCATTTTATAGGGAAAAGAGGGTGGGGGTGAAAGGATGAAGAGAGGGGCGTGTGTGCTATGCCTGCAATTCGTCCTCAAAGTTGTCAGGGTCGGTGCGTTTGCCCAGAAGGGATATCAGGATGTAGAGGATTATGGTCCATGCGAACCCTGCTACACCGTCGGTGGCTATGAAGAACACACATGCGGCAAGCACCATGTAGCGGCGCACGTTGCCTTTGAACGCCATATCCTTGAATTTCAGCGAGAACATTTTCAGCTCGCTCACCATAAGCAGAGAGAATCCGATTATAAGGACCGCCATCACTATGTCGCCCGGATAGCCGTGCTCGGAAATCCATCCCATGGTGCCGATCCAGAAGAGGGCGTTGGCAGGGATGGGGAGCCCTATGAATGATGTGGCCTGGCGGGTGTCGACATTGAATTTAGCAAGCCTTAGCGCGCCCATCAGTGCGATGAAAAGCGCGATGAAGGATACCCCTGATGGCGCACCTGCATCGATCATGGCATTCATAACCAGGAATGCGGGTGCGAGTCCGAAGCTCACGAGGTCGCTCAGCGAGTCGAGCTCCTTGCCCATGGGTGAATAGGCCCCGAGCAGGCGTGCCGAGAGCCCGTCGCAGAAGTCAAACACTGCGGCGGCCCCGATGAATATCCACGCCCATTCGAATGCATGGAGCCCCATGACCTGAGTCCCTGAGTGGAACGCCAGGAACACGGCGACACATCCGCACAGGAGGTTGAGGCAGGTGATGGTGTTGGGGATATATGTCTTTATATTCTTCACGTTCGATGTGTATGATGATGGTGGTCAGCCGAGTATGTCTCGGCGGCCATGAGTCAGCTTTTGGTTGCGAGGTGTGCCACTTCGGTGATGCCTCCTACGGTCTTGTCGCCGATCTTCACCTTTATCTCGGCATCGAGGGGGAGGTAGATGTCGACGCGTGAGCCGAACTTTATGAATCCCATGTGGTCCTCGATGTTGGAGCGTTCACCCGGCTCGGCGTAGGTGACGATGCGGCGCGCCACGGCTCCGGCTATCTGGCGCACAAGGAGCTCCTGTCCGTTGTTGGCGCGTATGAGCACTGTCGACCGCTCGTTCTCGATGCTTGCCTTGGGGAGATATGCACTCAGGAAGCGGCCTTTGTGATGGCGCACAAGGAGCACTTCTCCGTCTACCGGAAACCAGTTGGCGTGGACGTTGAGCACTGTCATGAACACTGACAGCATCCTCACCTTGCGGCGCAGGACCTCGGGCTCGAACACCTCTTCGAGAGCCACCACTGTTCCGTCGACCGACGATACCACCACATTCTCCCTGTCGCCCCGGAAAGTGCGCCGTGGGGAGCGGAAGAAGTTGACCACGAAGAGATAGAACACACCGCACACCGCTGAGAACACGATGGGAATCACCGCAGGCCGTATGAACATCCATGCCGACAGGTTGATCACAACCAGTATCAGCAGGAGTATCAGAAGTATGTTGGTGCCTTCAGTATGTATTTTTACCCTCATTTCAGTGGTTCTGTGTTAAGGCTTTTCGGTTATATAGGTAGTTTATTAATGTGCAAAGATAATCTATTTTCATCATTTGGCAAAGCATAAAGGCATGGAATGATGAAATTTAATGAATATTCGCTAAAATTCCGAGAATGCCAGCGGGAGGGTGGAGCGCACCGACGGAAGGATGTACACCTTGTCGCGGGCTGTGAGTATCACTTTGACGTCCCTGCCGGCGAGGGTCTCGTATTCGAGGAGTGCCTGGCGGCACGCGCCGCAGGGTGCTATGGGCTGTGCGAGCTCCTCTCCGTCGGTGCCGCGTGCCGCGATGGCTATCGCAGTGAAGCGGGAGTCGGGATGGCGGGAGTGGGCGTAGTAGCATGCGGTGCGTTCGGCACAGGTGCCTGAGGGGAAGGCGGCGTTCTCCTGGTTGGAGCCTGTGACGGTTTCTCCGTTGTCGAGGAGTATTGCCGCGCCTACATGGAAGTGGCTGTAGGGGGCGTAGGAGCGGGATGTGGCTTCGCGCGCGGCTTCAACGAGGCTGCGCTCTGAGGGGGAGAGCTCTTCGATGGAGGCCTCTGTTATGTGGGTGGTGAGTGTCAGCTGTTTCATGATTGTGTCAGTGAGTGGTAGAGGTTGCGGCAGGCATCGTCGAGAAGGTCGAGCACGAGCTCGAATCCTTCCGCGCCTTCGTAATATGGGTCGGGCACGTGGTCGTGACGTGCCGAGGGGGAGAAGTACTCCGACATTGCGTGGATCTTACTTTCGGCTTCGGGGGGGGGCTATTGCGCGTAGGTTGGAGATGTTGGCTGAGTCCATCCCTATGATGAGGTCGAAGTCGTCGAAGTCGCTTTCGGTGACCTGACGGCACCTGTGGGTGAGTTCGATTCCGCGGCGGCGTGCGTGGAGCCTCATACGGTGGTCGGGAAGATCGCCTATGTGATAGCGGCTTGTCCCTGCCGAGTCGATGATCCAGCTGCCGGTGACTCCCGGCTCGCTTACGATATGGCGCATTATGCCCTCGGCGGCCGGAGATCGGCATATGTTGCCGAGACACACGAATAGGATGCTGTGCTTTTTCATTGTTGTTATTGTGGGCTAAAAGGCTGTGTCATAATTCATGAAGTATATGACACAGCCTCTCGGGTTATTGTTAGCTTATCTTGCAGCAGGGATGAGTGTGTGGGTCCCTACTGTTCGAGGTCCTTGGGTATGGCTACGATCCTGAGGTTGCAGCCGTTGATGAAGTCGATGATGCTCTGACGCTCCGGCGAGGGGTCCACGTCGGCTTCGATGCGCTTGAGGGCATTGAACACCGATGTCCCTGTCTGATACAGGTGGCGGTAGCATTTTGCGATATCGTCGATGCGCTGTTCGCTCATGTTGCCGTTCTTTTTCAGCAGATAGGCATTCACCCCGAAGTAGGAAGTGGGGTTGTGAGCCATGATGCAGAAGGGAGGCACATTGCCGGTGATGCGGCATCCGCCCTTTATGAGCACCCAGTCGCCTATCTTTGAGTTCTCGTGTACCACGACGCTCGATGAGAGTATCACGCATTCGCCGATCTCCACGTCGCCTGCTATGGACACGTTGTTGCCGATCACAGTGCTGCCCTTGAGATGGGAGTCGTGCCCCACGTGGGAATTTGCCATAAGGAAAGAGCCGCTCCCTATCCTTGTGCCCCCTTCGGTCTTTATGCCGCGGTTGATGATCACATTCTCGCGTATCACCACGTCGTCACCGATGTAGCAGTAGGTGAACCCTCCCTTCCAACGGAAGTCCTGCGGGTCGGCACCTACAATGGCACCCTGGAACACCTTGCAGTTCTTGCCCATGCGTGTTCCGCGGATGATGCTTGCGAAGGGCATTATCACGCAGTTGTCGCCTATTTCCACATCCTTGTCGATGAATGCGAACGGATGGATGGTGACGTTCTCGCCTATCTTTGCCGATGGGTCGATGTGAGCTTTGTCGCTAATCATAATATTATTGATTTAGAGGAAGATGGACTGATTACCTGCCGCCACCGAGATTCTGGTAGAGGTTGATGAGGGCGCGTGTGGCAGCGAGATTGGTAGTGATCTGGGCTGTCTGTGCGCCGAGGAGGTTCTGCTGGGCGGTGAGCACCTCAAGATAGGTTGTGGAGCCGTCGAAGAGGAGGAGCTCGTTGGTGATGTCGACAGCCTTTGACATGTTGTCGACCTGAAGAGCGAGCCACGACTGTTTCTTGATGCTCTTCTCATAGGTGGTGAGGGCGTCGCTCACGTCGGCAGCCGCGCTCATGATCGAGTACTCGAAGTTGTTGAGTGCCTGCTTCTGCTGAGCTTTCGCGGCCTCAAGGCGCGCTATGTTCTGACCGCGTGAGAAGAGGGGTGCGGTGAGGCTTGCCCCGAGCTGGACGAACCACTGCGCCGGGTTGGATATCATTGTGCCCAGGGTGTTGGAGAATCCGCCGTTGGCAGTGATGTTGAGTGTGGGATAGAAGGCTGCGCGAGCTGAATTGGTGGCATAGAAAGCCGATGCGAGAGCCATTTCGGATGCGCGCACGTCAGGGCGGGCGGCGAGCTCAGCCATAGGCACGGATGTGCGGGCTATTGCGGGCTGAGAAAGGTTTGCGCTTGCGGGGATGCTCCACTTCTGCGGCATGGTGTTGAGCAGGAGCGACAGGGTGTTGTTAGCCTCGTGCAGCGACATCTCGATATCGTTGATCGACGATTCGATGCTGTAGTACTGCGCTTCGCTCTGCACCACGGCGTTCTCTCTGAGGCGTCCTGCCTCCTTGAGGTCGCGCATGGTCTGCACGCTCTGTTTCCACAGCACAGCTGTCTCGCGCGACAGTTCAAGCTGGCTCTGGAGAGCTGCTATCGTGTAGTAGCACTGAGCCACGCCGGCTATGATCTGAGATCGCACAGCCTGCTCGTAAGCCTTGGCCTGAGCCTCAGCCACCTCGGCGCTCTTGCGGTTGTTGCGGAGCTTGCCGAAGATGTCGACCTCCCAGTTGACTGCGAGCGGGAGCTGATAGCTCCATTCGCTCCAGGTGTTCATGGCGCGTGAGCGTGTAGCGTTGGGGGCGAAAGCCACCGAGGGGAGGTAGCTAAGGCGCGCACCTTTGAGCTGGGCATGCGCCATGTCTACACTGAGTTTGGCGTTGTTGAGGTCCTTGTTGTTGGCGAGGGCGCGCTCTATGAGGTCGGCGAGCATAGGGTCGGTGAACACCTGCTGCCACTTGAGGTTGCCGAACGCCTCGGGGTCAGCCTCCTGCTTCAACGCCTCGGCATACTCGTTGACGAGGGCATTGTTGACCTTCTCGGGGTTGTATTTGGTGTAGATCCCGCATCCGGAGAGCGCGCTCACGCTCAGCCCGGCGGCAAGGATGAGTGATATTTTGTTGAATTTCATATTCTTGATTTAAAATTCCGGGACGGATATCCGGGGTTAAAGGGCCTCAGGTGCTCCTGAGCGTGTGCCGGGGTCCCGTCGACCCTTTAACCGCAGCTCCGTTCCGAGGGGCTGAATATTATTTTGCCGAATACTGCTCGATCTCGTTTTCGATGCCTTCGTTGTCGGTGTCCTCCCACTTGAGCGGGGTGAACTTCTCCTGTATCTTCTGGAATATCACGAAGAGGGCGGGAACTATGAGCACCTGGAGTATCATACCTATGAGCATACCGCCTATCGAGCCTGTGCCGAGCGCGCGGTTGCCGTTGGCTCCGGCTCCCGAGGCGAACATAAGGGGCAACAGACCGATGATCATCGCCAGTGATGTCATAAGGATAGGACGCAGACGCGCCGAGGCTCCCTGGATGGCGGCGTTGACTATCGACATGCCTGTGCGGCGGCGTTCGATGGCGAACTCCACGATGAGGATGGCGTTCTTGGCGAGAAGTCCGATGAGCATGATGAGGGCGATCTGCAGGTAGATATTGTTGGAGATTCCGAATATCTGAGCGAAGATGAATGTGCCCATGAGTCCGAACGGTATGGAGAAGATCACCGAGAACGGCAGGATGTAGCTCTCATACTGGGCGGAGAGGAGGAGGTACACGAAGAGCAGACACAGCCCGAAGATGATCGCTGTGGTGCTGCCCGAGCCCTGTGCCGCTTCCTCGCGTGTCATGCCCGAGAATTCGTAGCCGTAGCCCTGGGGAAGGGTCTCGGCTGCGACGCGCTCGATGGCGGCGAGACAGTCGCCCGAGGTGTAGCCGGGAGCCGGCGAGCCGGTCACTGACATTGACTGGAACATGTTGAATCGGTTCATGAGGTCAGGTCCGTACACCTTGGTGAGCGTCACGAAGTTGCTGATCGATGCCATCTCGGCTCCGTTGCGTATCTTGATGGCTGAGAGGGTCTCGGGGCTGACACGGGCCTCGGGGTTGGCCTGCATCATAACACGGTATATCTTGCCGAAACGGTTGAAGTTGGACACGTACATACCGCCGTAGTAGCCCTGAAGGGTGGTGAGGATGGTCTTGGGTGAGATCCCCGCCTGCTTTGCCTTGGCGGCGTCGATATCTATCATGTACTGGGGGAACGCAGGGTTGAATGTGGTCATTGCCACCTGCACCTCAGGCTGCTGGTTGAGCTTGGCAAGGAAGCCCTGCACTATGGCGAAGAAGTCGTTGATGTTGCCGCCTGTGCGGTCCTGCATCTTGATCTCGAAACCGTTGGTGAGGGAGTATCCGCTGATCATAGGGGGAGCGAATATCACCACGCGTCCGTCCTTGATGGCTGCTCCTGTCATGCCGTAGAGCTTTCCGAGGATGGCTTCCGATGTCTGGTCGGCACGCTTGCGGTCCTCCCAGTTCTTGAGCTTGAGGATGAATGTGCCGTAGGTGGCACCCTGGCCTGCCATGAAGCTGTAGCCCGAGATCTTCTGGCGGTACTCGATGTCGGGGATGGTTGCGATGATGGCGTCCACCTGGTCGAGCACCTCATCGGTGCGCTCCTGCGATGTGCCCGGGGGCATGTCGACCATGCAGAACAGCACGCCGGTGTCCTCGTTGGGCACGAGGGTCGAGGTGGTCACGTTCATGAGCCACACCAGGATAGCCACGGTGAGAGCCACGAGGCTGAACGATGTGATCTTATGGTTGATGAAGAACGATGTGAACTTGTTGTATGCCTTGAGGATTCTGCCGAAGCCTATCTCGAATCCCTTGTGGAAACGCTTTCCGAAGATTCCGAGGATAGTGACTATGGCGCATGCGCTCGCTATGACGAGCTGGACGGGGTGTTCGAGGCTGTACCATCCGAGCACCATGAACGTGATGGTGGCGGTGAGGAACGCGAATGTCACCAGCGGGGGGAGGTCGAGGGTGAAACGACGCTTCACGTTGCCTGCCACTGCCTGGGCTGCCGCACCGTAGGCGTTACCCATGCGTTTGCCTATCGGGTCGTGGTTGTCATGACCCTTGAGGAACACGGCGCAGAGCGCGGGCGAGAGGGTAAGGGCGTTGAGCGCGGAGATACCGATGGCGATCGCCATTGTGAGACCGAACTGGCGGTAGAACACACCTGTGGTGCCGCTCATGAACGATACAGGGATGAACACGAGCATCATCACGAGGGTGATCGAGATGATGGCTCCGCCTATCTCGCCCATTGCGTCGATCGATGCCTTGCGCGCGCTCTTGTAGCCCACGTCGAGTTTGGCGTGGACCGCCTCGACCACCACTATGGCGTCGTCGACCACAATGGCTATCGCAAGCACAAGGGCTGAGAGGGTGATGAGGTTGATGGAGAACCCGATGAGGTTCATGAAGAAGAATGTTCCCACGAGTGCCACAGGGATGGCGATGGCGGGGATGATGGTGGAGCGTATGTCCTGAAGGAACACATACACCACGAAGAACACGAGGATGAATGCCTCGATGAGCGTCTTGATAACCTCGTGGATAGAGGCGTTGAGGAAGTCGTTGTTGTTCATCGGCACGGCTATCTCAAGGCCGGCGGGGAGTTCCTTCTTCATGTTGTCCACCACCTTCAGACAGTCGTCGATGATCTGTGTGGCGTTGGAGCCTGCGGTCTGGAACACGATACAGCTTGTGGAGAGATTGCCGTTGAGTGAGTTGGAGAATCCGTAGGTGACACGTCCGAGCTCCACCCTGGCGACGTCGCCCAGACGGAGCACCTCGCCTGTGGGCTTGGCTGCTACCACTATGTCCTCGAACTCTTCGGGGGTGGAGAGGCGGCCTTTGTATTTCAGCGTGTACTGGAACGACTGGTCACCCTGCTCGCCGAAGGCTCCCGGGGCAGCCTCGATGTTCTGCTCGGCAAGCGCGGCGGAGATGTCGGTAGGCATCAGTCCGTACTGTGCCATCACCTCGGGCTTGAGCCATATGCGCATGGAGTAGTCGGCACCGAACGACATGACGTCGCCCACGCCTGACACACGTTGCAGCTGAGGGATCATATTGATCTTGGCGTAGTTGTCGATAAACTCCATCGAGTAGCGGCCGGTGGGGTCGTAGAGCGACACCATGAGCAGCATCGATGACTGACGCTTCTGGGTGAGCACGCCCACCTGGGTCACCTCGGCGGGGAGGAGGTTCTGGGCCTTAGCCACACGGTTCTGCACGTCGACGGCCGCCATGTCAGGGTCGAAGCCCTGCTCGAAGTAGACGGTGATGTCGGCTGAGCCTGTGTTGGAGGCGGTTGACTCCATGTAGGTCATGCCCTCGGCACCGTTGATCGACTCCTCAAGAGGGGCTATGACGGAGTTGAGCACTGCCTGGGCGTTGGCTCCCGTGTAGGATGTGGATACACGTATGGTAGGGGGTGCGATGTCGGGGAACTGGGTCACCGGAAGCGAGAACAGCCCGATGAGACCCAGCAGTACGATGAAGATGGAGATCACCGTCGACAGCACCGGCCTATTTATGAAAGTATCGAGTTTCATTGTTTAGTTGAGGAATTTTTTAATTCTGTGATTTCTGAGGAGAGCGGGGTGTGCGGGAGAGGGATGGATTATTCGGCTTTTTCAGCGGCGGGTGCGGCTGGCGCATCAGGCGCGGGTGCGGCGGCAGTGGGGTTGATTGTCATGCCGTCCTTGAGCTTGGTGCCTACGCCTTCGATGGCTACACGGTCGCCTGCCTTGAGCCCTGAGGTCACTACGAATACTTTGCCATTATTGTTGGTCTCGATGGCTATGGGCGTGGAAACCACCTTGTTGGAGTCGTTGACAACATAGACGAACCGGCGGTCCTGAAGCTCGAATGTGGCTTTCTGCGGGATCACGAGCACGCTGTCCATGGGGTTGGGGATGATGATCTGGCCTGTGGCACCGCTGCGGAGCACGCCGTCAGGGTTGCTGAAGAGCGCGCGCACGCTCGACGAGCCTGTGTTGTTGTCGATCACACCCGACACTGTTGCCACCTTGCCCTCGATGGGGAATATGGTGCCGTCGCTGAGTTTGAGCCTCACTGCGGGCATCGACTTGATGGCGGCGTCGAGGGAGCCTTTGCCGTTGCCTGATAGTGCAAGGAGGTCCTTCTCGGTGAGTGAGAAGTAGGCATACACCTGTGAGTTGTCGCTGACGGTGGTGAGGGGCTGTGCCGACGAGGGGCTTGCAAGGGAGCCTTCGCGGTTGGGTATCTGACCTACCACGCCGTCGCTGGGTGATGTCACCACTGTGTAGGCGAGGTTCTTCTGAGCGTTTACCAGAGCTGCCTTTGCTGTGGCGAGCTGGGCGTTGGCCTGCTGTAGAGAGTTCTCGGCAAGCTGATATTCATATTGCGAGATGATGTTCTTGTCAAGCAGTGTCTTCTTGGAGTCGGCAGTCATCTTGGCGGTGTTGACTGCTGTCTGAGCGGAGTTGAGGGTGGCGCGCGCCTGGTCGACAGCTGCCTGGAACTGCACCTGGTCGAGTGTGAAGAGTGCCTGCCCCTTGCGTACACGCTGTCCTTCGTCGACATGTACTTTGGTGATGAATCCTGTTACCTGCGGGCGGATGTCAATGTCGGTTTTGCCCTTTATTGTCGCGGGGTAGGTGGACTGGAGGTCTACGTTCTGAGGAGCGAGCGTGACGGTGGCGATTGCGGGCGCGGGCATCTCCATCTGCTGGCCCTTGTTGCCTGAGCATGATGCGAGAGTGGCGGACGCGAGCAGCACGGAGAGGCTGCCGATTGCGAGTGACGAGATTGATTTCATTGTGTCGTTGTCGTCTTTGTTTATTATACCTAAATTAGATGGTTGTTTTTTTGAGTATGTTGAAACGGCTAAAGCCAAAAATTCACGCAAAGGTACAACGAAAAATTACGATTTTGGAAAAATATAACAACATTTTTAATGATTTTATCCATTCATTCCCAAAATTTATACCTTTTGACCAATCGAGAAAATATTTTTTAGCACAGTGCGGCGTTATCGCACCTGCATGGGCCCCGGATGTGTTAACTTTGCGAAAAAAGTGTAGATATGAGCGTGAAGAAGAGACAGAAGCACCCTTACCGCATAGGTCTTGCCGCTATAGGGAGGATGTATGTGAGGATGATATGCGATGCCCGCTCCACGGTGGTGAGCGAGGCTCAGTTCAGGGATATGATGTTCGGGATGATGTGTTATATAGAGGACCCCGGATGGGTGCCTGCTCCCGATGCTGTGATCAATCCCGAGGTGATGGATAGGGTGCGCGCTGACGTTGACAGGAGTGCACGGCTCTCCGAGGCTGCCCGCAGGCGTGCCGCCCGCAGGAAGGTGGCTGCGGCTGATGCGGCTGCTGACCGGCATGAGGAGAGGGCGCGGGCTTATCCGGCAAAGGAGGTGGCGTCGATTGTGGGGCGGGATTACTGCCATATGCCGCAGGCTCAGGCTGTGGCGGCACCCTTGGCTGCTCCGTGCGTCCCTGAGCCGGTGAGGGTCCCGGCTGTCTCGCCGCCGTTGCCTTTTCATGCCGGGCGGCGGGCGTCTCCGCCGGGTAAGGGGGCATGCCTGCTTGAGGTGAAGCTACCCTCTTCGGTGTTTGACGACAGCAGCGAGCCGCGGGTGCGCTCTGATACCGAAATGGAGTATCACCGTCTACATGACCGTTACCCGGGGGAGTGAGAAGCCGGCTGGAGTGAAGTATGGCTCAATTTTTATGTGGGAGTGGCGGGTAATGTGTGAAAAAATCACTAC
The sequence above is drawn from the Duncaniella freteri genome and encodes:
- a CDS encoding efflux RND transporter permease subunit, coding for MKLDTFINRPVLSTVISIFIVLLGLIGLFSLPVTQFPDIAPPTIRVSTSYTGANAQAVLNSVIAPLEESINGAEGMTYMESTASNTGSADITVYFEQGFDPDMAAVDVQNRVAKAQNLLPAEVTQVGVLTQKRQSSMLLMVSLYDPTGRYSMEFIDNYAKINMIPQLQRVSGVGDVMSFGADYSMRIWLKPEVMAQYGLMPTDISAALAEQNIEAAPGAFGEQGDQSFQYTLKYKGRLSTPEEFEDIVVAAKPTGEVLRLGDVARVELGRVTYGFSNSLNGNLSTSCIVFQTAGSNATQIIDDCLKVVDNMKKELPAGLEIAVPMNNNDFLNASIHEVIKTLIEAFILVFFVVYVFLQDIRSTIIPAIAIPVALVGTFFFMNLIGFSINLITLSALVLAIAIVVDDAIVVVEAVHAKLDVGYKSARKASIDAMGEIGGAIISITLVMMLVFIPVSFMSGTTGVFYRQFGLTMAIAIGISALNALTLSPALCAVFLKGHDNHDPIGKRMGNAYGAAAQAVAGNVKRRFTLDLPPLVTFAFLTATITFMVLGWYSLEHPVQLVIASACAIVTILGIFGKRFHKGFEIGFGRILKAYNKFTSFFINHKITSFSLVALTVAILVWLMNVTTSTLVPNEDTGVLFCMVDMPPGTSQERTDEVLDQVDAIIATIPDIEYRQKISGYSFMAGQGATYGTFILKLKNWEDRKRADQTSEAILGKLYGMTGAAIKDGRVVIFAPPMISGYSLTNGFEIKMQDRTGGNINDFFAIVQGFLAKLNQQPEVQVAMTTFNPAFPQYMIDIDAAKAKQAGISPKTILTTLQGYYGGMYVSNFNRFGKIYRVMMQANPEARVSPETLSAIKIRNGAEMASISNFVTLTKVYGPDLMNRFNMFQSMSVTGSPAPGYTSGDCLAAIERVAAETLPQGYGYEFSGMTREEAAQGSGSTTAIIFGLCLLFVYLLLSAQYESYILPFSVIFSIPFGLMGTFIFAQIFGISNNIYLQIALIMLIGLLAKNAILIVEFAIERRRTGMSIVNAAIQGASARLRPILMTSLAMIIGLLPLMFASGAGANGNRALGTGSIGGMLIGMILQVLIVPALFVIFQKIQEKFTPLKWEDTDNEGIENEIEQYSAK
- the lpxA gene encoding acyl-ACP--UDP-N-acetylglucosamine O-acyltransferase: MISDKAHIDPSAKIGENVTIHPFAFIDKDVEIGDNCVIMPFASIIRGTRMGKNCKVFQGAIVGADPQDFRWKGGFTYCYIGDDVVIRENVIINRGIKTEGGTRIGSGSFLMANSHVGHDSHLKGSTVIGNNVSIAGDVEIGECVILSSSVVVHENSKIGDWVLIKGGCRITGNVPPFCIMAHNPTSYFGVNAYLLKKNGNMSEQRIDDIAKCYRHLYQTGTSVFNALKRIEADVDPSPERQSIIDFINGCNLRIVAIPKDLEQ
- the pssA gene encoding CDP-diacylglycerol--serine O-phosphatidyltransferase, translated to MKNIKTYIPNTITCLNLLCGCVAVFLAFHSGTQVMGLHAFEWAWIFIGAAAVFDFCDGLSARLLGAYSPMGKELDSLSDLVSFGLAPAFLVMNAMIDAGAPSGVSFIALFIALMGALRLAKFNVDTRQATSFIGLPIPANALFWIGTMGWISEHGYPGDIVMAVLIIGFSLLMVSELKMFSLKFKDMAFKGNVRRYMVLAACVFFIATDGVAGFAWTIILYILISLLGKRTDPDNFEDELQA
- a CDS encoding phosphatidylserine decarboxylase family protein, which produces MRVKIHTEGTNILLILLLILVVINLSAWMFIRPAVIPIVFSAVCGVFYLFVVNFFRSPRRTFRGDRENVVVSSVDGTVVALEEVFEPEVLRRKVRMLSVFMTVLNVHANWFPVDGEVLLVRHHKGRFLSAYLPKASIENERSTVLIRANNGQELLVRQIAGAVARRIVTYAEPGERSNIEDHMGFIKFGSRVDIYLPLDAEIKVKIGDKTVGGITEVAHLATKS
- a CDS encoding cytidine deaminase, coding for MKQLTLTTHITEASIEELSPSERSLVEAAREATSRSYAPYSHFHVGAAILLDNGETVTGSNQENAAFPSGTCAERTACYYAHSRHPDSRFTAIAIAARGTDGEELAQPIAPCGACRQALLEYETLAGRDVKVILTARDKVYILPSVRSTLPLAFSEF
- a CDS encoding DUF4834 family protein, with product MLTFFGTIIIVYFLWLVVKPMLARYMQRKFQQKVNDMFGQMFGQAPGQSDSTHDNEASRRQDAHGRYRQRKSKIFSRDEGEYVEFEEVRATSSSETSATSDYSSSSRRHTPREPQVSDAKWEDIR
- a CDS encoding efflux RND transporter periplasmic adaptor subunit, producing MKSISSLAIGSLSVLLASATLASCSGNKGQQMEMPAPAIATVTLAPQNVDLQSTYPATIKGKTDIDIRPQVTGFITKVHVDEGQRVRKGQALFTLDQVQFQAAVDQARATLNSAQTAVNTAKMTADSKKTLLDKNIISQYEYQLAENSLQQANAQLATAKAALVNAQKNLAYTVVTSPSDGVVGQIPNREGSLASPSSAQPLTTVSDNSQVYAYFSLTEKDLLALSGNGKGSLDAAIKSMPAVRLKLSDGTIFPIEGKVATVSGVIDNNTGSSSVRALFSNPDGVLRSGATGQIIIPNPMDSVLVIPQKATFELQDRRFVYVVNDSNKVVSTPIAIETNNNGKVFVVTSGLKAGDRVAIEGVGTKLKDGMTINPTAAAPAPDAPAAPAAEKAE
- a CDS encoding TolC family protein — its product is MKFNKISLILAAGLSVSALSGCGIYTKYNPEKVNNALVNEYAEALKQEADPEAFGNLKWQQVFTDPMLADLIERALANNKDLNNAKLSVDMAHAQLKGARLSYLPSVAFAPNATRSRAMNTWSEWSYQLPLAVNWEVDIFGKLRNNRKSAEVAEAQAKAYEQAVRSQIIAGVAQCYYTIAALQSQLELSRETAVLWKQSVQTMRDLKEAGRLRENAVVQSEAQYYSIESSINDIEMSLHEANNTLSLLLNTMPQKWSIPASANLSQPAIARTSVPMAELAARPDVRASEMALASAFYATNSARAAFYPTLNITANGGFSNTLGTMISNPAQWFVQLGASLTAPLFSRGQNIARLEAAKAQQKQALNNFEYSIMSAAADVSDALTTYEKSIKKQSWLALQVDNMSKAVDITNELLLFDGSTTYLEVLTAQQNLLGAQTAQITTNLAATRALINLYQNLGGGR